A window of the Paenibacillus woosongensis genome harbors these coding sequences:
- a CDS encoding molecular chaperone DnaJ: protein MDELKKAYEQLGLSENASREEVEQAFDMVLRKSRSRKGGNEANSEYERSLRAYKLITEHEDQRKIEQMSRDRFAKWGKFAGTAEKIDDFFRVYRTHVIVGIIAVVVLIFGINAFADYRAEQKRIAALPPLDLSILLIGNFAVDEANNGEEALEQAILKQFPEWNRVDLQITYVPEQGEMVYRQKAMAVIATEKPDLYVIDKPTFDWISGGGGFKNLQAESEGVLSPVLPDHAALRAQAEEDPELQVYAIDLTSSELADQLPLFKKEMIAAVGWNEERYDNVILFIKRYLEHMK from the coding sequence ATGGACGAATTGAAAAAGGCATACGAACAGCTCGGCCTGTCCGAGAACGCTTCCAGAGAAGAAGTAGAACAAGCTTTCGACATGGTGCTGCGCAAATCTCGTTCCCGTAAAGGAGGAAATGAAGCGAACAGCGAATACGAGCGCTCGCTGCGGGCCTACAAGCTGATTACCGAGCATGAGGATCAGCGCAAAATTGAGCAAATGAGCCGGGACAGATTCGCCAAATGGGGAAAATTCGCAGGAACGGCAGAGAAAATCGACGACTTCTTCCGTGTTTATAGAACGCATGTCATCGTTGGGATCATTGCGGTCGTCGTGCTGATTTTTGGTATTAACGCCTTCGCGGATTACCGCGCGGAGCAGAAACGAATCGCAGCACTGCCCCCTCTTGATCTATCCATTTTGTTGATTGGCAATTTCGCGGTAGATGAAGCGAATAACGGAGAAGAAGCGCTGGAGCAGGCAATACTCAAGCAATTTCCCGAATGGAACCGTGTAGATTTGCAAATCACTTACGTCCCTGAGCAGGGCGAAATGGTCTACCGGCAAAAGGCAATGGCCGTCATCGCAACTGAAAAACCTGATTTATATGTTATTGATAAGCCGACCTTTGATTGGATTTCCGGCGGCGGCGGTTTCAAGAACCTCCAAGCGGAGAGCGAAGGTGTACTAAGCCCCGTGCTGCCTGATCATGCTGCGCTTCGCGCGCAGGCAGAAGAGGATCCGGAGCTCCAAGTATATGCCATTGATCTGACATCCAGCGAGCTGGCAGACCAGCTCCCGCTATTCAAGAAAGAAATGATCGCGGCGGTAGGCTGGAATGAGGAACGGTATGACAATGTGATATTATTCATCAAACGTTATCTGGAACATATGAAATAG
- a CDS encoding aldose 1-epimerase produces MTQLKAYEGMYQGEKAIWLQAGKYEAVLVPNVGGNLIAFRDNESGFRFLREPAESEMDAFRTNPGVYGIPVLFPPNRYEDGRFPWKGTTYQFPVNEEATGNHLHGFLHTIPWEVEEFGSTQQESYVVAKVSVDEAHEVYRYLPFKFTVRLKYRLGEHGLAQHVFVRNDGGNEMPCLLAFHTAVNAPFAPESKASDYKMKFTIGERWELNERMLPTGKHMPLSAEEEAMKKEGVYPFFTSLDNHYTAVPQNGRNRMELTDSKLDLTLVYDVGTSYKQWMIWNNGGQEGFFCPEPQINLVNAPHVGLPAEEIGLFSLEPGEIWEESARLYVKTAAK; encoded by the coding sequence ATGACGCAACTCAAAGCATATGAAGGCATGTATCAAGGCGAAAAGGCCATATGGCTGCAGGCTGGAAAATACGAAGCGGTGCTTGTTCCGAATGTAGGCGGGAACCTGATCGCTTTTCGAGATAACGAAAGCGGTTTCCGCTTTCTGCGTGAGCCGGCTGAATCGGAGATGGATGCATTCCGCACCAATCCGGGTGTATACGGGATTCCTGTTCTTTTCCCGCCAAACCGTTATGAGGACGGCAGGTTTCCCTGGAAAGGCACGACCTACCAATTCCCGGTCAACGAGGAGGCTACGGGCAACCACCTGCACGGGTTCCTACATACAATTCCGTGGGAGGTTGAGGAGTTTGGCAGCACCCAGCAGGAAAGCTACGTTGTCGCCAAGGTTAGCGTAGATGAAGCGCACGAGGTCTATCGTTACTTGCCGTTCAAATTTACCGTTCGCCTGAAATATAGGCTGGGTGAGCATGGGTTGGCGCAGCATGTGTTCGTACGCAATGATGGCGGGAACGAGATGCCTTGTCTGCTGGCCTTCCATACTGCTGTTAACGCTCCGTTCGCACCGGAAAGCAAGGCCAGTGATTACAAGATGAAATTCACGATCGGCGAGCGGTGGGAACTGAACGAACGGATGCTGCCGACAGGGAAACATATGCCGCTGAGCGCTGAGGAAGAAGCGATGAAGAAGGAAGGGGTGTATCCTTTCTTTACTTCTCTGGACAATCATTATACCGCAGTGCCGCAAAACGGCAGAAACCGCATGGAGCTGACGGATTCCAAGCTGGACCTGACGCTCGTGTACGACGTAGGAACATCCTACAAGCAGTGGATGATCTGGAACAACGGAGGCCAGGAAGGCTTCTTCTGCCCTGAACCGCAGATCAATTTGGTGAATGCGCCTCATGTCGGCCTGCCGGCCGAAGAGATCGGGCTGTTCAGCCTGGAGCCAGGCGAAATTTGGGAGGAGTCCGCAAGATTGTATGTGAAGACGGCGGCGAAGTAA
- a CDS encoding LacI family DNA-binding transcriptional regulator, whose amino-acid sequence MRSEDIAKLAGVSRSTVSRVINNYPNVPEATRAKVLEVIERHHYEPNSFARALAGKRTDTIGLFAISMNEKENARRIYQNSYFAPIVDLVVDTANARGFYVLIHTVYSRNDFQKVKQAFQQKRIDGGILVGTQKDIELVREMVGQGAPLVLIDYDIAEITAERLDKHHLAIINSNDYEGTVEAMEYLIGLGHRHIGIIQGRMNTYSGRERYMAYEDTLRKHDLPIVKSSILQGDFLKEQAYAAVMNLLDSGEELPTALFSSNDDMAISAMEAFAERGISVPDDLSIIGFDDVQLASRVHPKLTSVSLPIEEMSKAAVDLIIRICSGEQTGFSTLSFPTRLVTRDSCRPLAP is encoded by the coding sequence ATGCGCAGCGAAGATATCGCTAAGTTGGCCGGGGTATCGCGCAGCACCGTATCCCGCGTCATCAACAATTACCCAAACGTCCCGGAGGCTACCCGGGCCAAGGTGCTTGAGGTCATTGAACGGCATCATTACGAGCCGAACAGCTTTGCCCGCGCCCTCGCCGGCAAACGTACCGATACGATCGGCCTGTTTGCGATCAGCATGAATGAGAAGGAAAATGCCCGTCGAATATACCAAAACAGCTACTTCGCCCCTATCGTCGACTTGGTAGTCGACACGGCCAACGCCCGGGGGTTTTACGTGCTGATTCATACGGTCTATTCACGGAACGATTTTCAAAAAGTAAAGCAGGCCTTCCAGCAGAAACGAATCGACGGCGGCATTCTCGTCGGCACCCAGAAGGACATCGAGCTCGTGCGGGAAATGGTCGGGCAAGGCGCCCCGCTCGTCCTCATCGATTACGACATTGCGGAAATTACGGCTGAACGTCTCGACAAGCATCATTTAGCCATTATCAATTCGAACGACTACGAGGGCACGGTGGAGGCGATGGAATATCTCATTGGGCTTGGCCACCGGCATATCGGCATCATTCAGGGACGGATGAATACTTACTCCGGCCGCGAGCGCTACATGGCCTACGAGGATACGCTGCGCAAGCATGATCTGCCAATCGTGAAGAGCAGCATCCTGCAAGGAGATTTCCTGAAGGAGCAAGCGTATGCGGCTGTAATGAATCTGCTGGATTCCGGGGAAGAACTGCCAACCGCCCTGTTCAGCTCGAACGACGACATGGCGATTTCAGCGATGGAGGCCTTTGCAGAGCGGGGCATCTCGGTTCCTGACGACCTGTCCATCATCGGCTTCGACGATGTGCAGCTGGCCTCCCGCGTCCATCCCAAGCTGACTTCGGTCAGCCTACCGATCGAGGAAATGTCCAAAGCGGCTGTAGATTTGATAATCCGTATTTGCAGCGGCGAGCAGACGGGCTTCAGCACACTGAGCTTTCCGACACGGCTGGTAACGAGGGATTCTTGCAGACCGCTGGCGCCCTAG
- a CDS encoding MFS transporter, which translates to MRESLKLKFYTRRKTSLQRRNLAIATWEGFPAVIFQTLLGGQFLTGYLLYLGATSGQLGFVLAITTFVNIAQIAVAFLIQRLTSRKWALVLFIAIHRILWAFTGLVPFLFPKPYWVSAFIAFYVTACLFNTVGGMLWNSLISDIVPARVRGRYFGIRNTLLNAVGTLTMFTGGMILDRFPESQGFLYLYIIVWVCIIANIIIFMFYPDVTFERSAESKFLPMLRKPLQDKSFIKATLFLASFLFMQNLVVPLYSYVMLELLKINYQTISLLNVSQTLTMMSSFYIWGNLNARYSNKRLLYWTLPIIAVSIMSWGMLSVLPQLPVLFAAHMLFGVGVGGFNQLAFNFMIGDTPKSERPMYMAMYSAITGVAAFFGPLLGGKVYEWIADWPRWIQVFGMQLGVAAAMIILALVLGRRILRDA; encoded by the coding sequence TTGAGGGAGAGCTTGAAACTGAAGTTTTATACGCGACGCAAAACGTCTCTCCAGCGTAGAAACCTAGCTATTGCGACCTGGGAAGGTTTTCCCGCTGTCATATTTCAAACCCTGCTGGGCGGTCAATTTTTGACGGGTTATTTGCTTTATTTAGGAGCTACGTCCGGACAGCTGGGGTTCGTGTTGGCTATTACGACCTTTGTGAATATTGCTCAAATCGCCGTGGCGTTTCTGATTCAGCGGCTGACGAGCCGGAAATGGGCTTTGGTATTATTCATTGCCATACACCGGATTTTATGGGCGTTTACGGGGCTTGTCCCGTTTTTGTTCCCTAAACCGTATTGGGTTAGCGCATTTATCGCATTTTATGTCACGGCATGCCTGTTTAACACAGTTGGAGGGATGCTGTGGAATTCGCTGATCAGCGACATAGTGCCCGCACGTGTACGGGGCCGGTATTTCGGCATCAGGAACACGCTCCTGAATGCAGTCGGAACTCTTACGATGTTTACCGGCGGCATGATTCTGGACCGGTTTCCGGAAAGCCAGGGCTTTCTGTATTTGTATATTATCGTTTGGGTTTGTATTATCGCCAATATCATTATTTTCATGTTCTATCCGGATGTAACGTTCGAGCGTTCCGCCGAGAGCAAATTTCTGCCGATGCTGCGCAAGCCGCTGCAGGACAAATCTTTTATCAAAGCAACCCTGTTTCTGGCCAGCTTCCTGTTCATGCAAAACCTGGTGGTGCCGCTATACTCCTACGTGATGCTCGAGCTGCTGAAAATTAACTATCAGACGATATCCCTGCTTAACGTCTCGCAAACGCTGACGATGATGTCGAGCTTCTATATTTGGGGAAATCTGAATGCAAGGTACAGCAACAAGCGCTTGCTGTACTGGACGCTGCCGATTATTGCAGTCTCGATCATGAGCTGGGGCATGCTGTCAGTATTGCCGCAGCTGCCGGTGCTGTTTGCGGCCCATATGCTGTTCGGCGTTGGTGTCGGGGGTTTTAACCAGCTGGCGTTCAATTTCATGATCGGGGATACGCCGAAAAGCGAACGGCCGATGTATATGGCCATGTATTCCGCGATTACGGGGGTTGCCGCTTTCTTCGGACCGCTGCTCGGAGGCAAGGTTTATGAATGGATCGCAGATTGGCCGCGGTGGATTCAGGTATTCGGGATGCAGCTTGGTGTCGCTGCGGCGATGATCATTCTGGCGCTGGTGCTTGGCCGGCGAATTCTGCGCGATGCTTGA
- a CDS encoding GH36-type glycosyl hydrolase domain-containing protein, with the protein MKFGTFDDQRKEYVINTPQTPYPWINYLGNEEFFGLISNTAGGYTFYRDARLRRITRYRYNNIPLDTGGRYYYLYDNGDFWTPGWMPVKRELDFYECRHGLGYTSITGERGGISVTQLAFVPLGYQGEVHRLTVKNTGTEAKDVSLFSFAEFCLWNAQDDMTNFQRNLSTGEVEVQDSVIYHKTEYRERRNHYAFYSVNRRIDGFDTDRESFVGLYNGLHEPQAVTAGKATNSIASGWSPIGSHEVKLSLAPGEEQSLIFILGYVENEEDEKWEAPGIINKKPALAMIEQFATDEDVDRAMQELASYWDGLLSKYQIQSDDDKLNRMVNIWNPYQCMVTFNMSRSASYFESGIGRGMGFRDSNQDLLGFVHQIPERARERILDIAATQFEDGSAYHQYQPLTKKGNNEIGSGFNDDPLWLILGTSAYIKETGDMSILDEQVPFDSNPDNTATLFEHLKRSYYHVINNLGPHGLPLIGRADWNDCLNLNCFSKEPGESFQTTANIEGRVAESVFIAGLFVFVAPDFVKLCRLRGLEEEASTAAAHMEAMRKTTLEHGFDGDWFLRAYDHYGQKIGSKENEEGQIFIEPQGICVMAGIGVEEGLAQKAMTSVEERLDTKYGIVLQQPPYSKYYLNLGEISSYPPGYKENAGIFCHNNPWIMIAETVLGNGDRAFEVYSKIAPAYLEEISDIHRTEPYVYSQMIAGKDAVNHGEAKNSWLTGTAAWNYVAITQAILGIQPEFDGLKLDPCIPSSWNGLQVTRVFRGDTFEISIKNPSHVSKGVKSITVDGKAIEGNIIAPIGDGRTHQVEVMLG; encoded by the coding sequence ATGAAATTCGGAACATTTGACGATCAACGCAAGGAATATGTCATTAACACCCCGCAAACTCCTTATCCCTGGATCAACTACCTTGGCAACGAGGAATTTTTTGGACTGATCTCCAATACGGCCGGAGGGTACACGTTCTACCGTGACGCCCGGCTGCGCCGGATTACCCGCTACCGCTACAACAACATTCCACTGGATACGGGCGGACGCTACTACTATCTGTACGATAACGGCGATTTCTGGACGCCGGGCTGGATGCCGGTCAAGCGCGAGCTTGACTTCTATGAATGCCGCCACGGACTTGGCTATACCTCCATTACCGGGGAGCGGGGCGGCATCTCGGTGACACAGCTGGCTTTCGTTCCACTTGGCTACCAGGGCGAGGTGCACCGCCTTACCGTCAAGAACACGGGGACCGAAGCCAAAGACGTATCCCTCTTCTCCTTCGCCGAATTCTGTCTCTGGAACGCCCAGGACGACATGACGAACTTCCAGCGCAACTTAAGCACCGGGGAAGTCGAAGTGCAGGATTCCGTCATTTATCATAAAACCGAATATCGCGAGCGCAGAAACCATTATGCCTTCTACTCTGTCAACCGCCGCATCGACGGCTTCGATACGGACCGCGAATCGTTCGTAGGCCTGTACAACGGTCTTCATGAACCGCAGGCCGTCACTGCAGGCAAAGCAACGAATTCGATCGCTAGCGGCTGGTCGCCGATCGGCTCCCATGAAGTGAAGCTGTCCCTCGCTCCAGGTGAAGAGCAGAGCCTCATCTTCATTCTTGGCTACGTCGAAAACGAAGAGGATGAGAAATGGGAAGCTCCGGGCATCATCAACAAGAAACCGGCGCTGGCGATGATCGAGCAGTTTGCGACTGACGAGGATGTCGATCGTGCCATGCAGGAGCTTGCTTCCTATTGGGACGGCCTGCTGTCCAAATATCAAATTCAAAGCGACGACGATAAGCTGAACCGGATGGTGAACATCTGGAATCCGTATCAGTGCATGGTTACGTTCAACATGTCCCGTTCCGCCTCCTATTTTGAATCCGGCATCGGACGCGGCATGGGCTTCCGGGATTCGAACCAGGATTTGCTCGGCTTCGTTCATCAAATTCCGGAAAGAGCCCGGGAGCGGATTCTCGATATCGCGGCCACTCAATTCGAGGACGGCAGCGCTTATCACCAGTACCAGCCGCTTACGAAAAAAGGCAACAACGAAATCGGCAGCGGCTTCAATGACGATCCGCTATGGCTGATCCTTGGCACGTCCGCTTACATTAAAGAGACCGGGGACATGAGCATTCTTGACGAGCAGGTCCCGTTCGACAGCAATCCGGACAATACGGCCACCTTGTTCGAGCATTTGAAGCGCTCCTATTACCATGTCATCAACAACCTAGGTCCTCACGGCCTGCCGCTGATCGGCCGCGCCGACTGGAACGACTGCCTCAACCTGAACTGTTTCTCCAAGGAGCCGGGCGAATCGTTCCAGACGACGGCCAATATTGAAGGACGTGTGGCGGAATCCGTCTTTATTGCCGGACTGTTCGTCTTCGTCGCTCCCGATTTTGTGAAGCTGTGCCGTCTCCGCGGCTTGGAAGAAGAAGCTTCCACAGCTGCAGCCCACATGGAGGCGATGCGTAAAACTACGCTGGAGCATGGTTTCGACGGCGACTGGTTCCTGCGGGCATATGACCACTACGGCCAGAAAATCGGCAGCAAGGAGAACGAGGAAGGCCAAATCTTCATTGAGCCGCAAGGCATTTGCGTGATGGCCGGCATCGGAGTCGAGGAAGGTCTGGCTCAGAAGGCGATGACTTCCGTTGAGGAGCGCTTGGATACAAAATACGGCATCGTTCTGCAGCAGCCGCCGTATTCCAAGTACTACCTGAACCTGGGCGAGATTTCATCCTATCCTCCTGGATATAAAGAAAATGCCGGTATTTTCTGTCACAACAATCCTTGGATCATGATCGCGGAAACAGTACTGGGCAACGGAGACCGCGCATTTGAAGTTTACTCCAAAATTGCTCCGGCTTACCTCGAGGAGATCAGCGACATTCACCGGACGGAGCCTTACGTATATTCGCAAATGATCGCAGGAAAGGACGCGGTTAATCACGGGGAAGCGAAGAACTCTTGGCTGACCGGAACGGCAGCATGGAACTATGTGGCGATTACGCAGGCCATCCTAGGGATTCAACCAGAGTTTGACGGCCTGAAGCTTGATCCGTGCATTCCTTCTTCTTGGAATGGCTTGCAGGTTACCCGCGTATTCCGCGGAGATACATTTGAAATCTCCATCAAAAACCCAAGCCATGTGTCCAAAGGCGTGAAGAGCATCACGGTCGACGGCAAAGCTATTGAAGGCAATATTATCGCTCCAATCGGCGATGGCCGCACGCATCAGGTTGAGGTTATGCTTGGCTAA
- a CDS encoding lactonase family protein translates to MSEQQRLLLYIGSYAEAADPGLYVVEMNPATGELTRLGEAAGLKNPTFLKVDAAGRKLYAISETKTSSDERIGEVASFAVDPAAGTLTELNRILTLQPSTSHIELEPQRRYVVVSGYHGGNVGLVRLLSDGLAGEQTDERQHEGKGADPVRQDRPHPHSALFTPDSRYVLVADLGLDKVFVYRLDEQSDKLVLHSEAKTAPGAGPRHLAFHPNGKWLYSINEVNSSLTLFAFDADAGTLEAIDAVPTLPQGYAGENTTAEVAISPDGKFLYGSNRGHDSIVVFAIDQGSGKLSLVQHISSEGGHPRHFALTPAGDYLVAANRDSDNLAVFRIDKSTGKLEFTGQTANVSKPVCVQPVLFK, encoded by the coding sequence GTGTCAGAACAACAACGACTATTGTTATACATAGGATCCTATGCCGAAGCTGCTGATCCGGGGCTTTACGTGGTGGAGATGAACCCTGCGACTGGCGAGCTGACTCGTCTTGGCGAGGCTGCCGGACTGAAGAACCCGACCTTTCTAAAAGTGGATGCCGCCGGCAGGAAGCTGTATGCCATTTCGGAGACGAAGACGTCTAGCGACGAGCGGATCGGCGAGGTCGCGAGCTTTGCAGTTGATCCGGCTGCGGGCACTCTGACGGAATTGAACCGGATACTTACGCTGCAGCCGTCTACATCGCATATCGAGCTTGAACCGCAGAGACGCTATGTCGTCGTCTCCGGGTATCATGGAGGCAATGTGGGCCTCGTTCGCCTGCTGAGTGACGGGCTAGCCGGCGAGCAAACGGACGAGCGGCAGCATGAAGGAAAAGGCGCGGACCCGGTGCGGCAGGATCGGCCGCATCCGCATTCCGCGCTGTTCACCCCGGACAGCCGTTATGTTCTCGTCGCCGACCTAGGGCTCGACAAAGTATTCGTGTATCGGCTTGATGAGCAAAGCGACAAGCTGGTGCTTCACAGCGAAGCGAAAACGGCGCCGGGCGCGGGACCACGCCATCTTGCTTTCCACCCGAACGGCAAGTGGCTGTATTCGATCAATGAAGTCAATTCCTCGCTTACGCTGTTCGCCTTTGATGCGGACGCAGGAACGCTTGAGGCGATCGACGCGGTGCCGACTTTGCCGCAAGGCTACGCCGGGGAGAACACGACGGCGGAGGTGGCCATTTCCCCAGACGGGAAATTCCTGTACGGCTCCAACCGGGGCCATGACAGCATCGTCGTATTTGCCATCGATCAAGGCAGCGGCAAGCTGAGCCTGGTTCAGCATATTTCCAGCGAAGGCGGGCATCCGCGTCACTTCGCTTTGACCCCTGCAGGCGATTATCTCGTAGCGGCTAACCGCGATTCGGATAATTTGGCCGTATTCCGTATAGACAAGAGTACGGGCAAGTTGGAATTTACGGGACAAACTGCGAATGTATCGAAGCCGGTCTGCGTGCAGCCCGTGTTGTTCAAGTAA
- a CDS encoding LytTR family transcriptional regulator DNA-binding domain-containing protein, producing the protein MMNVGLEEKNVYEALDPHDAYFFKVGGHGLVCFHGRNYSIKKRLSADQTSKLISDPSFYRVSTNCYVNLNKVTDIQDNVLLFRDHIHGIKTINVPRRNLEQIKRLLPERNESVAEVG; encoded by the coding sequence ATGATGAATGTCGGACTAGAGGAGAAGAACGTCTACGAGGCCCTCGATCCACATGACGCTTATTTCTTCAAAGTAGGAGGTCATGGCTTAGTTTGTTTCCACGGCAGAAACTACAGTATAAAAAAGAGACTATCTGCTGACCAAACCTCAAAACTAATCTCAGACCCCTCTTTCTACCGCGTAAGCACCAACTGTTATGTCAACCTGAACAAGGTGACGGACATCCAGGACAACGTACTGCTATTTAGGGATCATATTCATGGCATCAAGACGATCAATGTGCCAAGAAGAAATTTGGAGCAGATCAAGCGCCTTCTTCCCGAGCGGAACGAAAGTGTAGCTGAAGTCGGGTAA